A stretch of Oncorhynchus mykiss isolate Arlee chromosome 12, USDA_OmykA_1.1, whole genome shotgun sequence DNA encodes these proteins:
- the LOC110537797 gene encoding H/ACA ribonucleoprotein complex subunit 2-like protein, with the protein MTKVKKEKAIKEDAGATETGGTETGVTEKSYLELIANINPIANPLATKKLSKKLYKCVKKASKLKQIRRGVKEVQKFINKGETGIVVLAGDTLPIDVYCHLPVMCEDRSLPYAYIPSKVDLGSSAGSKRPTCVIMIKSHEDYKEAYDECFDEVSALPKPL; encoded by the exons ATGACAAAGGTAAAGAAGGAAAAGGCCATCAAGGAGGATGCTGGAGCGACGGAAACCGGAGGGACGGAGACCGGAGTGACAGAGAAATCGTATCTAGAGTTGATCGCAAACATTAACCCAATCGCGAATCCACTTGCCACCAAGAAGCTAAGCAAGAAACTTTACAAATGTGTAAAAAAGG CATCCAAGCTCAAACAAATTCGCAGAGGAGTGAAAGAAGTCCAGAAGTTCATCAACAAAGGAGAAACTGG CATTGTGGTGTTGGCTGGGGATACTCTTCCAATCGATGTTTACTGCCATCTACCAGTCATGTGTGAGGACAGGAGTTTGCCATATGCCTACATTCCCTCAAAAGTG GACCTTGGGTCGTCTGCTGGCTCAAAGCGGCCCACCTGCGTCATCATGATCAAATCTCATGAGGACTATAAGGAGGCCTATGATGAGTGTTTCGATGAGGTTTCTGCCCTGCCTAAACCCCTCTGA